The Chitinophagaceae bacterium genome includes a region encoding these proteins:
- a CDS encoding RNA polymerase sigma factor RpoD/SigA — translation MRQLKISKSITDRSSKSVEFYLQEVSKLPMVSPEEEVELAKRIKLGDTAALQKLVNANLRFVVSVAKQYQHIGFSLEDLISEGNIGLVKAARRFDQTKGFKFISYAVWWIRQNILQAVQENSRMIRLPVNKIAMVKLINKVFLEFSQEFQREPSPEELAVISKINVSDVRDILHFNQKVLSVDKPVNHEAEETMVSTMEDENSPTPYIEVNRESLQMELIRIMEKTLNENEFTILIGSFGIGMKEPQHMDILAGEIGLSKERIRQLKNSAVSKMRANRKGRELLRKFL, via the coding sequence ATGAGACAACTTAAAATTTCAAAAAGTATAACAGACCGTTCAAGCAAGTCTGTTGAATTCTACTTGCAAGAAGTATCAAAACTTCCTATGGTCAGCCCGGAAGAAGAAGTTGAACTGGCAAAGAGAATTAAATTAGGCGATACCGCTGCCCTGCAAAAACTGGTTAATGCCAACTTACGTTTTGTTGTAAGCGTAGCAAAGCAGTATCAACACATTGGCTTTTCCCTGGAAGACCTCATCAGTGAAGGGAATATAGGATTAGTAAAAGCTGCCCGCAGATTTGATCAAACCAAAGGCTTTAAATTCATTTCTTATGCCGTTTGGTGGATTCGTCAAAATATTTTACAAGCTGTTCAGGAAAATTCCAGAATGATCAGGCTGCCGGTAAATAAAATTGCTATGGTAAAGCTGATTAATAAAGTCTTTTTGGAGTTTAGCCAGGAATTTCAAAGAGAACCAAGCCCGGAAGAATTAGCTGTTATTTCCAAAATAAACGTAAGTGACGTAAGAGACATATTGCACTTTAATCAAAAGGTACTTTCAGTAGATAAGCCCGTTAACCATGAAGCAGAAGAAACTATGGTTTCAACTATGGAAGATGAAAATTCTCCAACTCCATACATAGAAGTAAATCGAGAATCTTTGCAAATGGAGTTAATTCGAATCATGGAAAAAACCTTAAATGAAAATGAATTTACCATTTTGATAGGCAGCTTTGGAATCGGGATGAAAGAACCTCAGCACATGGACATTTTAGCCGGAGAAATTGGACTCAGCAAAGAAAGAATCCGTCAATTAAAAAATTCGGCTGTTTCAAAAATGCGGGCAAATAGAAAAGGAAGAGAGTTGCTAAGAAAATTTCTGTAA
- a CDS encoding catalase — protein sequence MTKKKKLTTTAGNPVSNNQRSLTAGNRGPVLLQDYKLIEKLAHQNRERIPERVAYAKGCGAKGVFTVTNDISQYSRAALFSEIGKKTPVLTRFSSLSGESGAADAERDVKGFSVKFYTEEGNWDLVGNNTPVFFIRDGYKYPDLIRALKRHPKTNLRSPEAMWDFWSLSPESLHQLTILMSDRGLPQTPMHMNAYGSHTFSFWNHNGERFWVKFHFITQQGHKFYTNEEAEKLIGKTREKYQEELYNAIKRGDFPRWTLKVQIMPEEDALTTDYNPFDLTKVWPHGEYPLVEVGVLELNKNPENHFQTIENAAFSPSNVVPGIGFSPDKMLQARIFSYPDAQRYRLGTHYNALPPNRAVSEVNHYHKDGPMRFFDNNNPSQDAYYEPNSKNGALEDASVEEPPLKVDGNAMRYEENDSYGDFRQTGNLFRLFDPAQKQRLFNNISSSMQGVSKEIIERQLKLFESTDPEYAAGVLEALKRLSK from the coding sequence ATGACTAAAAAGAAAAAGCTGACTACTACTGCCGGAAATCCTGTTTCTAACAATCAACGTTCGCTTACAGCAGGAAACAGGGGTCCCGTTTTGTTACAGGATTATAAACTGATTGAAAAGCTTGCGCATCAAAACAGAGAAAGAATACCGGAAAGAGTTGCTTACGCCAAAGGCTGTGGTGCTAAGGGTGTTTTTACGGTAACGAACGACATCAGTCAATACAGCAGAGCTGCCTTGTTTTCTGAAATAGGTAAAAAAACACCTGTCTTAACAAGATTTTCAAGCTTAAGCGGAGAAAGCGGAGCAGCAGATGCGGAGAGAGATGTAAAAGGATTTTCGGTAAAATTCTATACAGAAGAAGGGAATTGGGATTTGGTTGGTAATAATACACCTGTTTTTTTCATAAGAGACGGCTATAAATATCCTGATTTAATCAGGGCTCTAAAACGCCACCCTAAAACAAACCTGCGCTCACCGGAAGCTATGTGGGATTTTTGGTCACTATCTCCGGAGAGTTTACATCAGCTCACCATTTTGATGTCTGACAGAGGTTTGCCACAAACGCCAATGCATATGAATGCTTATGGCTCTCATACTTTTTCATTCTGGAATCATAACGGAGAAAGATTTTGGGTAAAATTTCACTTTATAACTCAGCAGGGACATAAATTTTATACCAATGAAGAAGCTGAAAAACTAATCGGAAAAACGCGGGAAAAGTATCAGGAAGAACTGTATAATGCAATTAAAAGAGGTGATTTCCCGAGATGGACCTTAAAAGTGCAAATAATGCCGGAGGAGGATGCCCTAACAACGGACTACAATCCCTTTGACCTGACAAAAGTGTGGCCGCATGGAGAATATCCGCTGGTAGAAGTTGGAGTACTTGAATTAAATAAAAATCCGGAAAATCACTTTCAAACCATTGAAAATGCGGCTTTTTCGCCTTCAAATGTTGTTCCCGGCATTGGATTTTCGCCGGACAAAATGCTTCAGGCAAGAATATTCTCCTATCCTGATGCACAGAGATATCGTTTAGGAACACATTACAATGCACTTCCTCCAAACAGAGCGGTTTCTGAGGTGAATCACTATCACAAAGACGGGCCTATGCGCTTTTTTGACAACAACAACCCATCTCAGGATGCATACTATGAGCCCAACTCAAAAAACGGAGCTTTAGAAGATGCAAGCGTTGAAGAACCTCCATTAAAAGTTGACGGAAATGCCATGCGGTATGAAGAAAATGACAGCTATGGAGATTTTAGGCAAACCGGGAACCTCTTTAGATTATTTGATCCCGCTCAAAAGCAACGGCTATTCAACAACATCAGCAGTTCAATGCAGGGCGTTTCAAAAGAAATTATTGAAAGGCAATTAAAACTATTTGAATCCACAGACCCGGAATACGCAGCCGGAGTGTTAGAGGCACTCAAGCGACTTAGTAAGTAG